One genomic region from Ornithinicoccus hortensis encodes:
- a CDS encoding MFS transporter: MDRPRTDAQPGNPEDPAASPAALRRVLVALCITQLTGWGILYYAYPVMLAAVTADTGWSTSTAFGAFSAGLLASAVAAPWVGRLLDRVGPRPVMAWGSVLGAVSLVAVALAPGLPWFVLAWVAVGLAQSAVLYPPAFAALTRWYGPRRVSAITTLTVMGGLAGTVFAPVTALLLRHLSWQATTLVLAGVLAAVTIPLHARYLNLPWPAAGSRGEEGGTDGSTGYVRQTATSRPFVLLLVVLGLAGFGLFGATLNLIPFLAEHGVSNEVAAVVFGLVGIGQFVGRFGYPRLSRRLAAPVRATLVLGVGALMLATLATVPAVLAVVVVATIGAGAARGIYTLLQATSVSDRWGTRSFGSLNGISTVPTTAAMVVAPAGGAYLAELVGSYTTAFYLLAAMTALGALIALGTGPRGPVTPVGTGPATE, encoded by the coding sequence TTGGACCGTCCGAGGACCGACGCCCAGCCCGGTAACCCCGAGGACCCCGCCGCCAGCCCTGCCGCGCTGCGCAGGGTCTTGGTGGCGCTCTGCATCACCCAGCTCACCGGATGGGGGATCCTCTACTACGCCTACCCGGTGATGCTCGCCGCGGTGACGGCCGACACCGGGTGGTCGACCAGCACCGCGTTCGGCGCGTTCTCCGCCGGCCTGCTCGCCTCCGCCGTCGCCGCACCGTGGGTGGGCCGGTTGCTGGACCGGGTCGGGCCCCGACCGGTGATGGCCTGGGGATCGGTGCTCGGAGCGGTCTCGCTGGTCGCCGTCGCGCTCGCCCCGGGCCTGCCCTGGTTCGTGCTGGCGTGGGTCGCGGTCGGGCTGGCGCAGTCGGCGGTCCTCTACCCACCGGCGTTCGCCGCGCTGACCCGCTGGTACGGCCCCCGGAGGGTCTCGGCGATCACCACCCTGACCGTGATGGGAGGTCTGGCCGGCACGGTCTTCGCCCCGGTCACCGCGCTCCTGCTGCGCCACCTCAGCTGGCAGGCCACGACCCTGGTCCTGGCGGGCGTGCTCGCCGCCGTGACGATCCCGCTGCACGCCCGCTACCTCAACCTGCCCTGGCCCGCGGCCGGCTCGCGGGGCGAGGAAGGCGGCACCGACGGCTCGACCGGCTACGTCCGTCAGACGGCTACCAGCCGACCCTTCGTCCTCCTGCTGGTGGTGCTCGGGCTCGCCGGGTTCGGCCTGTTCGGGGCGACCCTCAACCTGATCCCGTTCCTGGCCGAGCACGGCGTCAGCAACGAGGTGGCCGCCGTCGTCTTCGGACTGGTCGGGATCGGCCAGTTCGTCGGGCGGTTCGGCTACCCGCGGCTCTCCCGGCGACTGGCGGCGCCGGTGCGGGCCACCCTGGTGCTCGGGGTCGGGGCGCTGATGCTCGCCACGCTGGCCACCGTGCCCGCGGTGCTGGCCGTCGTGGTGGTCGCCACCATCGGCGCGGGCGCCGCCCGGGGCATCTACACGCTGCTGCAGGCCACCAGCGTGAGCGACCGGTGGGGCACCCGCAGCTTCGGCAGCCTCAACGGGATCTCCACCGTCCCGACCACGGCGGCGATGGTCGTGGCCCCGGCGGGAGGCGCCTACCTGGCCGAGCTGGTCGGCAGCTACACCACCGCCTTCTACCTGCTGGCGGCCATGACCGCGCTGGGTGCCCTGATCGCCCTGGGCACCGGACCCAGGGGCCCCGTGACCCCCGTCGGCACCGGCCCGGCGACGGAGTGA
- the ftsY gene encoding signal recognition particle-docking protein FtsY, which yields MDNLWEILTVATVIALAGLALLVGLVRGRGRSGSKTIERPTTPPAQPERTPEGQPPDGEGDGGYAGGTGVGTDVLEPPETVEPEVLEPTPTLDRPASARGRLQRLRARLARSNSAIGSALLGLLSRGGLEEEDWEDVEDTLLQADLGVEASQELVEALRTRVKVDGTTDPDTVRGWLREDLLRLVDPTMDRRIAASRVEDRPAVVLVVGVNGTGKTTTVGKLARVLVAEDKDVVLGAADTFRAAAADQLQTWGERVGVPTVRSDREGADPASVAFDAVSAAQEMEADVVLVDTAGRLHNKVGLMDELGKVKRVIEKKSPIDEVLLVLDATTGQNGMRQAEVFGEAVAVTGIVLTKLDGTAKGGIVVNVQRKLGVPVKLVGLGEGPDDLAPFDPQAFVEAIVD from the coding sequence GTGGACAATCTCTGGGAAATTCTGACCGTCGCCACGGTCATCGCACTGGCCGGACTGGCCCTGCTGGTCGGCCTCGTGCGGGGGCGCGGGCGATCCGGGTCCAAGACCATCGAGCGGCCCACGACGCCGCCCGCGCAGCCGGAGCGCACCCCGGAGGGGCAGCCTCCCGACGGTGAGGGCGACGGCGGCTACGCCGGCGGGACCGGGGTCGGCACGGACGTGCTGGAGCCCCCGGAGACGGTCGAGCCCGAGGTCCTCGAGCCCACGCCGACGCTGGACAGGCCCGCCTCGGCGCGAGGCCGGTTGCAGCGGTTGCGGGCCCGGCTGGCCCGCTCGAACTCCGCCATCGGCTCCGCCCTGCTCGGGCTGCTCTCCCGTGGCGGGCTCGAGGAGGAGGACTGGGAGGACGTCGAGGACACCCTGCTCCAGGCCGACCTGGGGGTCGAGGCCTCCCAGGAGCTGGTCGAGGCGCTGCGCACCCGGGTCAAGGTGGACGGCACCACCGATCCCGACACCGTCCGCGGGTGGCTGCGCGAGGACCTGCTGCGGCTGGTCGACCCGACCATGGACCGCCGGATCGCCGCGTCCCGGGTGGAGGACCGCCCCGCCGTGGTCCTGGTCGTCGGGGTGAACGGCACCGGCAAGACGACGACGGTGGGCAAGCTGGCCCGCGTGCTGGTCGCCGAGGACAAGGACGTCGTGCTGGGCGCCGCCGACACCTTCCGGGCCGCGGCGGCGGACCAGCTGCAGACCTGGGGCGAGCGGGTCGGGGTCCCGACCGTCCGCTCGGACCGGGAGGGTGCCGACCCCGCGTCGGTCGCCTTCGACGCGGTCAGCGCAGCGCAGGAGATGGAGGCCGACGTCGTGCTGGTCGACACCGCCGGCCGGCTGCACAACAAGGTCGGCCTGATGGACGAGCTGGGCAAGGTCAAGCGGGTCATCGAGAAGAAGAGCCCGATCGACGAGGTGCTCCTGGTGCTGGACGCCACCACCGGCCAGAACGGCATGCGCCAGGCCGAGGTCTTCGGGGAGGCCGTGGCCGTCACCGGGATCGTGCTGACCAAGCTGGACGGCACCGCCAAGGGTGGCATCGTGGTCAACGTGCAGCGCAAGCTGGGCGTCCCGGTGAAGCTGGTCGGCCTCGGGGAGGGGCCGGACGATCTGGCCCCGTTCGACCCGCAGGCCTTCGTCGAGGCCATCGTCGACTGA
- the ffh gene encoding signal recognition particle protein, whose amino-acid sequence MFNSLSDRLSNTFRNLKRRGTLSESDVNATVRDIRVALLEADVALPVVKQFTGRIRERALGAEVSEALNPAQQVVKIVNEELVGILGGATRRLNLAKNPPTVIMLAGLQGSGKTTLAGKLGYWLKEQGHAPLLVAADLQRPNAVTQLEVVGERAGVPVFAPERGNVFGHDAALETGEGTRSFGDPVDVAVDSVTHARDKGYDIVIIDTAGRLAVDVDLMRQAHDIRVETAAHEVLFVIDAMIGQAAVETAKAFADGVGITGTVLTKLDGDARGGAALSVATVTGEPILFASTGEQVKDFEIFHPDRMAGRILDMGDVLTLIEQAEKAFDQVQAKEMARKFMAAEDFTFEDFLQQMQAIKKMGSLKQMLGMMPGMQQMRAQLDALDDREFDRVEAMVHSMTPFERNHPKQINGSRRARIARGSGVTVSEVNQLLERFGQAQKMMKQMSKGGGMPGMPGMPGMGGGKGKGKGKAPQRKKSRSGNPAKRAAEEKAAQEKAQASQGNAFGLGAGQGQDGAPDMSNLQLPKGFEKFLDQGK is encoded by the coding sequence GTGTTCAACAGCCTCTCTGACCGCCTGTCCAACACCTTCCGCAACCTCAAGCGGAGGGGGACCCTCTCGGAGTCCGACGTCAACGCCACGGTCCGGGACATCCGCGTGGCGCTGCTCGAGGCGGACGTCGCGCTGCCCGTGGTCAAGCAGTTCACCGGGCGGATCCGGGAGCGGGCCCTCGGGGCGGAGGTCTCCGAGGCGCTCAACCCGGCGCAGCAGGTCGTCAAGATCGTCAACGAGGAACTCGTCGGCATCCTGGGCGGTGCGACCCGGCGGTTGAACCTGGCCAAGAACCCGCCGACCGTGATCATGCTGGCGGGTCTGCAGGGTTCGGGTAAGACCACCCTGGCCGGCAAGCTCGGCTACTGGCTCAAGGAGCAGGGGCACGCCCCGCTGCTCGTGGCCGCCGACCTGCAGCGCCCCAACGCGGTGACCCAGCTGGAGGTCGTGGGGGAGCGGGCCGGCGTGCCGGTCTTCGCCCCGGAGCGCGGGAACGTCTTCGGCCACGACGCGGCCCTGGAGACGGGGGAAGGCACCCGGTCCTTCGGTGACCCGGTCGACGTGGCGGTCGACAGCGTGACCCACGCCCGCGACAAGGGCTACGACATCGTCATCATCGACACCGCCGGCCGGCTCGCGGTCGACGTGGACCTGATGCGCCAGGCGCACGACATCCGGGTGGAGACGGCGGCGCACGAGGTGCTGTTCGTCATCGACGCGATGATCGGCCAGGCCGCGGTGGAGACCGCCAAGGCGTTCGCCGACGGTGTCGGGATCACCGGCACGGTGCTGACCAAGCTCGACGGCGACGCCCGCGGTGGTGCCGCGCTGTCGGTGGCGACGGTGACCGGGGAGCCGATCCTGTTCGCCTCCACCGGTGAGCAGGTCAAGGACTTCGAGATCTTCCACCCGGACCGGATGGCCGGCCGGATCCTGGACATGGGTGACGTGCTCACCCTGATCGAGCAGGCCGAGAAGGCGTTCGACCAGGTGCAGGCCAAGGAGATGGCCCGCAAGTTCATGGCCGCGGAGGACTTCACCTTCGAGGACTTCCTGCAGCAGATGCAGGCGATCAAGAAGATGGGCTCGCTCAAGCAGATGCTCGGGATGATGCCCGGGATGCAGCAGATGCGGGCCCAGCTGGACGCCCTGGACGACCGCGAGTTCGACCGGGTCGAGGCGATGGTCCACTCGATGACGCCGTTCGAGCGCAACCACCCCAAGCAGATCAACGGCTCCCGCCGGGCCCGCATCGCCCGGGGCTCGGGGGTCACCGTCTCGGAGGTCAACCAGCTGCTGGAGCGGTTCGGTCAGGCGCAGAAGATGATGAAGCAGATGAGCAAGGGCGGTGGTATGCCGGGGATGCCCGGGATGCCGGGCATGGGCGGCGGCAAGGGCAAGGGGAAGGGCAAGGCGCCGCAGCGCAAGAAGTCGCGCAGCGGCAACCCCGCCAAGCGGGCGGCCGAGGAGAAGGCGGCCCAGGAGAAGGCACAGGCCTCCCAGGGCAACGCCTTCGGCCTCGGGGCCGGCCAGGGCCAGGACGGGGCGCCGGACATGTCCAACCTACAGCTGCCCAAGGGCTTCGAGAAGTTCCTCGACCAGGGCAAGTAG
- a CDS encoding tartrate dehydrogenase, which yields MASRTHRIAVIAGDGIGTEVMPEGVKVLRRVADSYDVGLEFEEFDWSSADYYERTGAMLPEGWKETLSGFDAIYFGAVGWPAAMPDHVSLWGSLLQFRREFDQYVNLRPVRLMPGVRSPLADKEPGDIDMMIVRENTEGEYSSVGGHMFPGTDREVVLQETVMTRTGVDRVLRYAYELAATRPRKKLTSATKSNGIAITMPFWDERVRAVGQEYPDIEVDSYHIDILTARFVLSPERFDVVVASNLFGDILSDLGPACTGTIGIAPSANINPTRQHPSLFEPVHGSAPDIAGQGIANPVGQIWCGAMMLDHLGETEAAAATVRAVEAALESGVADGTATPDLGGTGTTQSFGDVVAQAVAQA from the coding sequence ATGGCCAGCAGGACCCACCGCATCGCCGTCATCGCCGGTGACGGCATCGGCACCGAGGTGATGCCCGAGGGCGTCAAGGTGCTGCGCCGTGTCGCGGACAGCTACGACGTCGGGCTGGAGTTCGAGGAGTTCGACTGGTCCTCCGCCGACTACTACGAGCGCACCGGCGCGATGCTGCCGGAGGGGTGGAAGGAGACCCTGTCCGGCTTCGACGCCATCTACTTCGGCGCCGTCGGCTGGCCGGCCGCGATGCCGGATCACGTGTCCCTGTGGGGCAGCCTGCTGCAGTTCCGCCGCGAGTTCGACCAGTACGTCAACCTGCGACCGGTCCGCCTGATGCCGGGCGTGCGCTCCCCGCTGGCGGACAAGGAGCCGGGCGACATCGACATGATGATCGTGCGGGAGAACACCGAGGGCGAGTACTCCAGCGTGGGCGGCCACATGTTCCCCGGCACCGACCGCGAGGTCGTCCTCCAGGAGACGGTGATGACCCGCACCGGGGTGGACCGGGTGCTGCGGTATGCCTACGAGCTCGCCGCGACCCGTCCGCGGAAGAAGCTGACCTCGGCGACCAAGAGCAACGGCATCGCGATCACCATGCCGTTCTGGGACGAACGGGTGCGCGCGGTGGGGCAGGAGTACCCCGACATCGAGGTCGACAGCTACCACATCGACATCCTGACCGCCCGGTTCGTGCTCAGCCCGGAACGCTTCGACGTGGTCGTGGCGAGCAACCTGTTCGGCGACATCCTGTCCGACCTGGGCCCCGCGTGCACCGGCACGATCGGGATCGCGCCCAGCGCCAACATCAACCCCACCCGCCAGCACCCCAGCCTCTTCGAACCCGTCCACGGGTCCGCACCGGACATCGCCGGGCAGGGGATCGCGAACCCGGTCGGTCAGATCTGGTGCGGCGCGATGATGCTCGACCACCTCGGTGAGACCGAGGCGGCGGCCGCGACGGTGCGGGCGGTGGAGGCGGCACTGGAGAGCGGCGTCGCCGACGGCACCGCCACGCCGGACCTCGGCGGGACGGGGACCACCCAGTCCTTCGGCGATGTCGTGGCCCAGGCGGTGGCGCAGGCGTGA
- a CDS encoding PIG-L deacetylase family protein: MSGAGVTGFFFAHQDDETLQGAAAVANQVQTGRSVHLVCLTDGSAAVVRTRELAEILGYTPTRQEFAEARWAEFDEAGSRLGVPRPRRHTTGIPDKEVTVAAAREVMEAFLGEHPGADLVAHSFLDAHPDHRNIGKALDDLRAEEGVSARFCFSRRYDGVVPTPRRWLERAEALDPAVVAERYVTLDLDRRWWSVGALSSGGYFDSWLADPYAIVHLGSDAFGSAEERAAAFDWVEKQGGYR, encoded by the coding sequence GTGAGCGGGGCGGGGGTCACCGGCTTCTTCTTCGCCCACCAGGACGACGAGACGCTGCAGGGGGCAGCGGCCGTGGCCAACCAGGTGCAGACCGGCAGGTCGGTCCACCTGGTGTGCCTCACCGACGGCTCGGCCGCCGTGGTGCGCACCCGGGAGCTGGCCGAGATCCTCGGCTACACCCCGACCCGGCAGGAGTTCGCCGAGGCCCGTTGGGCCGAGTTCGACGAGGCGGGCTCCCGGCTGGGGGTGCCCCGGCCGCGACGGCATACCACCGGGATCCCGGACAAGGAGGTCACCGTCGCCGCCGCCCGCGAGGTCATGGAGGCCTTCCTCGGGGAGCATCCCGGCGCCGACCTGGTCGCCCACTCCTTCCTGGACGCGCACCCCGACCACCGCAACATCGGCAAGGCGCTCGACGACCTGCGTGCCGAGGAGGGGGTGTCGGCGCGGTTCTGCTTCTCCCGCCGGTACGACGGGGTGGTCCCCACGCCGCGCCGGTGGCTCGAGCGGGCCGAGGCGCTGGACCCGGCGGTCGTCGCCGAACGGTATGTGACGCTGGACCTGGACCGCCGGTGGTGGTCGGTGGGAGCCCTCAGCTCCGGGGGCTACTTCGACTCCTGGCTGGCCGACCCCTACGCCATCGTGCACCTGGGGTCCGATGCCTTCGGCTCCGCTGAGGAACGGGCGGCGGCCTTCGACTGGGTGGAGAAGCAGGGCGGCTACCGCTAG
- a CDS encoding phytoene desaturase family protein, giving the protein MRVDAVVIGAGHNGLTSAAYLARAGRSVLVLERSDHIGGAARSDRVFPAHDARLSAYSYLVSLLPQQIIDELGLQLDLRRRRISSYTPVGDGGILVDNGDPARTAADLGPDAQAWEDFYGMTGELARRLFPTVTQPLRSREDVRALVGATAWEDVFERPLGEALERRFTSDTVRGIALTDGLIGTFAGARERDLLANRCFLYHVIGRGTGDWDVPVGGMGAVTDGLLAAAEAAGAQVRTSTTVTGISTDGTEAVVRTADGEEITAGLVFSNAAPSVLAGLLGEAPPGPAPEGAQLKVNMLLSRLPALRDDSVTPEQAFAGTFHINEGYQALEAARAQAGAGQIPDLPPCEVYCHSLSDDSILGPDLVAAGAQTLTLFGLHMPARLFREDPEGARERALAATLASIDSVLAEPIEDCLLDEATIEVRSPLDIESSVGMPGGHIFHGDLQWPFAETTGDVGRWGVETAYPNVFVCGAGARRGGGVSGIPGRNAVAAALGEEAVG; this is encoded by the coding sequence ATGCGAGTGGATGCTGTCGTCATCGGGGCCGGCCACAACGGGCTGACCAGTGCCGCCTACCTGGCCCGGGCTGGCCGGTCGGTGCTGGTGCTGGAGCGGTCGGACCACATCGGGGGCGCGGCCCGCTCGGACCGGGTGTTCCCGGCGCACGACGCCCGCCTGTCGGCCTACAGCTACCTGGTGAGCCTGCTGCCGCAGCAGATCATCGACGAGCTGGGGCTGCAACTGGACCTGCGCCGCCGCCGGATCTCCTCCTACACCCCGGTGGGCGACGGCGGGATCCTCGTCGACAACGGCGACCCCGCCAGGACGGCCGCCGACCTGGGGCCCGACGCCCAGGCGTGGGAGGACTTCTACGGGATGACCGGTGAGCTGGCCCGACGGTTGTTCCCGACCGTCACCCAGCCCCTGCGCTCCCGCGAGGACGTGCGGGCCCTGGTCGGGGCCACCGCGTGGGAGGACGTCTTCGAACGTCCGCTCGGGGAGGCACTCGAGCGCCGGTTCACCTCCGACACGGTCCGCGGCATCGCGCTCACCGACGGCCTCATCGGGACCTTCGCCGGCGCCCGCGAGCGCGACCTGCTCGCCAACCGCTGTTTCCTCTACCACGTGATCGGCCGGGGCACGGGCGACTGGGACGTGCCGGTCGGCGGGATGGGGGCGGTCACCGACGGACTGCTCGCGGCGGCCGAGGCTGCCGGGGCGCAGGTCCGCACCTCTACCACGGTCACCGGGATCTCGACCGACGGCACGGAGGCGGTCGTCCGGACCGCCGACGGCGAGGAGATCACCGCCGGGCTCGTCTTCAGCAACGCCGCACCGTCGGTGCTGGCCGGTCTGCTGGGCGAGGCCCCGCCGGGCCCGGCCCCCGAGGGCGCCCAGCTGAAGGTCAACATGCTGCTCTCCCGCCTCCCGGCCCTCCGGGACGACTCGGTCACCCCGGAGCAGGCCTTCGCGGGGACCTTCCACATCAACGAGGGCTATCAGGCCCTGGAGGCGGCCCGCGCCCAGGCGGGCGCGGGGCAGATCCCGGACCTGCCGCCCTGCGAGGTGTACTGCCACAGCCTGTCCGACGACTCGATCCTGGGCCCCGACCTGGTGGCCGCGGGCGCCCAGACACTGACCCTGTTCGGCCTGCACATGCCCGCCCGCCTGTTCCGGGAGGACCCCGAGGGCGCCCGGGAGCGCGCGCTGGCCGCCACCCTGGCCTCCATCGACAGCGTGCTCGCCGAGCCGATCGAGGACTGTCTGCTCGACGAGGCGACGATCGAGGTGCGCAGCCCGCTGGACATCGAGTCCTCGGTCGGGATGCCCGGCGGCCACATCTTCCACGGCGACCTGCAGTGGCCGTTCGCGGAGACCACCGGGGACGTCGGCCGGTGGGGAGTCGAGACGGCATACCCGAACGTCTTCGTCTGCGGCGCCGGCGCCCGGCGCGGCGGCGGGGTCAGCGGGATCCCGGGGCGCAACGCGGTCGCCGCCGCGCTCGGCGAGGAGGCCGTGGGCTAG
- a CDS encoding amidohydrolase family protein → MGAPALHIRGQVLVGPEETLGEVWAIDGRISLTPPTSGEVETIQGWALPGLVDAHCHVGLEIEGAVGQDRAEEHALADRDAGALLLRSPGSPADTSWMAAREDMPVMLHGGTHLARPKRYLPRFAHEIEPADLVEYARAEARASDGWVKFVGDWIDREVGDLAPLWPADVLAEAVAAVHEEGARTTAHCFAEQSLRDFAAAGTDCIEHACGLQEDTIARFAEQQIAIVPTLVNIANFPKFADAGEAKFPAYAAHMRDLHARRYETVGLAREAGVPVYVGTDAGGQLPHGLVAREVAELTRAGFTALEAIDAATWSARRWLGHPGIEEGAPADLVVYAADPREDLRTLADPHRVVLRGRAHESLGRHRHDAV, encoded by the coding sequence ATGGGCGCGCCCGCACTGCACATCCGTGGCCAGGTCCTGGTGGGACCGGAGGAGACCCTCGGGGAGGTCTGGGCCATCGACGGACGGATCAGCCTGACCCCGCCGACGTCCGGCGAGGTCGAGACGATCCAGGGGTGGGCGCTGCCCGGCCTGGTCGACGCGCACTGCCACGTCGGGCTGGAGATCGAGGGGGCGGTGGGACAGGACCGTGCCGAGGAGCACGCGCTCGCCGACCGGGACGCCGGGGCCCTCCTGCTGCGCTCCCCGGGGTCACCGGCGGACACCTCGTGGATGGCGGCCCGGGAGGACATGCCCGTGATGCTCCACGGCGGCACGCACCTGGCCCGCCCGAAGCGGTACCTGCCCCGTTTCGCGCACGAGATCGAGCCCGCGGACCTGGTGGAGTATGCCCGGGCGGAGGCCCGCGCCTCGGACGGCTGGGTGAAGTTCGTGGGGGACTGGATCGACCGGGAGGTCGGCGACCTCGCGCCGCTGTGGCCCGCCGACGTGCTGGCCGAGGCGGTTGCTGCCGTGCACGAGGAGGGGGCCCGGACCACGGCGCACTGCTTCGCCGAGCAGTCGCTCAGGGACTTCGCGGCCGCCGGCACCGACTGCATCGAGCACGCCTGCGGGTTGCAGGAGGACACCATCGCCCGCTTCGCCGAGCAGCAGATCGCGATCGTGCCCACCCTGGTCAACATCGCCAACTTCCCGAAGTTCGCCGACGCGGGGGAGGCCAAGTTCCCGGCCTACGCCGCCCACATGCGGGACCTGCACGCCCGGCGCTACGAGACCGTCGGGTTGGCCCGGGAGGCCGGGGTGCCGGTGTATGTCGGGACGGACGCCGGCGGACAGCTGCCGCACGGGCTGGTGGCCCGGGAGGTCGCGGAACTGACCCGGGCCGGCTTCACCGCGCTCGAGGCGATCGACGCGGCCACCTGGTCGGCCCGACGGTGGCTCGGCCACCCCGGCATCGAGGAGGGCGCACCGGCCGACCTCGTGGTGTACGCCGCGGACCCCCGCGAGGACCTGCGGACCCTCGCCGACCCCCACCGGGTGGTCCTGCGCGGCCGCGCCCACGAATCCTTGGGGCGGCACCGGCACGACGCGGTGTAG
- a CDS encoding malate synthase A, with the protein MDRPDLNLAAPGTDRATDLLDGPTRHVLAGLEAASRSGRADLLRARKDLARSVLAGGELAVDPATASIREDATWRAAPAPDDLPRRQVELCSPATEADARAALSSGADTWVADLEDGLVPTWDRLVAAQRVLAGVATAPEADQPSPALVVRPRGLHLDEGHLQHDGAPVSAPVADVGLFLAHCARPLLEAGRTPHLYLPKLESHAEATWWDALLTRAEELLDLPAHSVRVSVLVETVQAAYQLEEIVHALRHRVTALAAGRWDYVFSHLRTYATRPDQVVPDRDSFTMNTRFLRSYTDLIVRTCGRRGLLAIGGPVADVPGGPFEEATLRAGARVRRDKLREARQGFAGAWVLHPALVPVAREAFEQVGSHDLPDHTGPVVVDGEALRDISKLPGTATLSGLRYNIRASLTFLTGWLSGQGTCVIEGHLEDFGTVELARMQVWQWAHHGVRLAEGPTVGPLLIARVVGEEAATLRRRLATADDRIDRAAELLTEAFEIVPPLAFLSQRAYAVLLSGAPAGSSNGSAA; encoded by the coding sequence ATGGACCGACCGGACCTGAACCTCGCCGCACCCGGCACCGACCGGGCGACCGACCTGTTGGACGGGCCGACCAGGCACGTCCTGGCCGGGCTCGAGGCGGCGTCCAGGTCCGGTCGGGCGGACCTGCTCCGGGCCCGCAAGGACCTGGCCCGTTCGGTCCTCGCGGGGGGTGAGTTGGCGGTGGATCCCGCCACGGCGTCCATCCGCGAGGACGCCACGTGGCGGGCCGCACCGGCCCCCGACGACCTTCCCCGGCGGCAGGTCGAGCTCTGCTCCCCCGCCACCGAGGCCGACGCCCGGGCGGCGCTGTCCAGCGGTGCCGACACCTGGGTGGCCGACCTGGAGGACGGGCTGGTCCCCACCTGGGACCGGCTCGTCGCCGCCCAGCGGGTGCTCGCGGGCGTCGCCACCGCGCCGGAGGCGGACCAGCCCTCACCGGCCCTCGTCGTGCGGCCCCGCGGCCTGCACCTGGACGAGGGGCACCTGCAGCACGACGGGGCCCCGGTGAGTGCGCCGGTCGCCGACGTCGGGTTGTTCCTCGCGCACTGCGCCCGTCCGCTGCTGGAGGCCGGGCGCACCCCGCACCTGTACCTACCGAAGCTGGAGTCCCATGCCGAGGCGACCTGGTGGGACGCGCTGCTCACCCGCGCCGAGGAACTGCTCGACCTCCCGGCGCACAGCGTCCGGGTGAGCGTGCTCGTCGAGACGGTCCAGGCGGCATACCAGCTGGAGGAGATCGTGCACGCCCTGCGGCACCGGGTGACCGCCCTGGCGGCCGGCCGCTGGGACTACGTCTTCTCCCACCTGCGCACCTATGCCACGCGGCCGGACCAGGTGGTGCCGGACCGCGACTCGTTCACCATGAACACCCGGTTCCTGCGCAGCTACACCGACCTCATCGTGCGCACGTGTGGGCGCCGCGGCCTCCTCGCCATCGGCGGACCGGTGGCCGACGTGCCGGGCGGCCCGTTCGAGGAGGCCACGCTGCGCGCGGGGGCCCGGGTCCGCCGCGACAAGCTGCGCGAGGCCCGCCAGGGGTTTGCCGGCGCCTGGGTGCTGCACCCGGCCCTGGTCCCGGTGGCCCGCGAGGCCTTCGAGCAGGTCGGGTCCCACGACCTCCCGGACCACACCGGCCCGGTCGTGGTCGACGGGGAGGCGCTGCGCGACATCAGCAAGCTCCCGGGCACCGCGACGCTGAGCGGCCTGCGCTACAACATCCGGGCCTCGCTCACCTTCCTGACCGGCTGGTTGTCCGGCCAGGGCACCTGTGTCATCGAGGGACACCTGGAGGACTTCGGCACCGTCGAGTTGGCGCGGATGCAGGTCTGGCAGTGGGCCCACCACGGGGTCCGGCTCGCCGAGGGGCCGACCGTCGGCCCGCTGCTGATCGCCCGCGTCGTCGGCGAGGAGGCCGCGACCCTGCGCCGCCGCCTCGCCACGGCCGACGACCGGATCGACCGGGCCGCCGAGCTGCTCACCGAGGCCTTCGAGATCGTGCCGCCGCTGGCCTTCCTGTCCCAGCGGGCGTATGCCGTGCTGCTGTCCGGGGCACCCGCGGGCAGCAGCAACGGGTCCGCCGCCTGA